In the uncultured Methanobacterium sp. genome, one interval contains:
- a CDS encoding winged helix-turn-helix domain-containing protein, which yields MLTKIFGECSQVKLIDFLVAHPWSEFSKTELAEGAQITRPTVYKLLDKLLGENIIIKTKKVGNIQLYQTNRNSPVIKHISSLQELLANMEIENQTKSFKEEPVELSEKKLDEMLGLDHQKESLNNDPREVELHGQKVKQ from the coding sequence ATGTTAACTAAAATTTTTGGTGAATGTTCACAGGTAAAATTAATCGATTTTTTAGTAGCACATCCCTGGTCGGAATTTTCTAAAACAGAGCTTGCTGAAGGTGCTCAAATCACCAGACCTACTGTTTATAAACTATTGGATAAATTATTAGGTGAAAACATAATCATTAAAACAAAGAAAGTAGGTAACATTCAATTATACCAGACCAATAGAAATTCCCCTGTAATTAAACATATTAGTTCCTTACAGGAATTATTGGCAAACATGGAAATTGAAAATCAAACAAAATCATTTAAAGAAGAACCCGTAGAATTATCTGAGAAAAAACTTGATGAAATGTTGGGATTGGACCATCAAAAAGAATCACTCAACAATGATCCTCGTGAAGTTGAACTCCATGGTCAAAAAGTGAAACAATAA
- a CDS encoding nucleotidyltransferase domain-containing protein — MDRMKIARDFRVFLDFPEIEEVILYGSVARGDDHEGSDIDILVISRDKFKTKSKLYPKVGDFLMDKGVYISVKVISPEEYHQMENTYFASQIKNEGVILE, encoded by the coding sequence ATGGATCGAATGAAGATTGCCCGGGACTTTCGAGTCTTTCTTGATTTTCCTGAAATCGAAGAAGTTATTCTTTACGGCTCTGTAGCCCGGGGAGATGACCATGAAGGTTCTGATATTGATATTTTAGTCATATCTCGGGATAAATTCAAGACTAAATCTAAATTATATCCAAAAGTGGGCGATTTTCTCATGGATAAGGGAGTTTACATTTCAGTTAAGGTCATAAGTCCTGAAGAGTATCACCAAATGGAAAACACTTACTTCGCATCCCAGATTAAAAATGAAGGTGTAATTCTTGAATGA